In Electrophorus electricus isolate fEleEle1 chromosome 14, fEleEle1.pri, whole genome shotgun sequence, a single window of DNA contains:
- the LOC113590183 gene encoding uncharacterized protein LOC113590183 isoform X4, which translates to MTGRNGFKCVLLPLSILLYIPVSGTLDKSVSCLRQTVCALRESEIILRCNYPNINIKKKIWISPKQKDTWRDQEHPEDLSSDVDYKGRVSDTKTTANSSTLKITGLKHTDSGEYHFLLITANEEKYISSKAISLTVADLQVRMTSDQSGKTVNLTCSTSCQLTYEPDYYFCWNIKSPAVEVSLGVSYKTRNSEYNIQITTQSGRIFSASPGVTSPGSPEKGLEEIMMLIFITVFLALGLIIGALWVWRRNSSSAKGHKKTGAGEQSDPMSAQAMSSDALKKASSPGDGEIQYASIHFIPHCRQEESSLPPSKLPIDTTEGDSVQYAAVNFKRDTTATQSMIMCQQLGFHGMWFTAFS; encoded by the exons AT GACAGGCAGAAATGGTTTTAAATGTGTACTTCTACCACTGAGCATTCTTCTGTATATTCCAG TTTCAGgtactctggataagagtgtctcaTGCCTTCGTCAGACTGTCTGTGCTCTGCGGGAGTCAGAAATAATTCTGAGATGCAATTACCCGAACAtcaacataaaaaagaaaatctggatTAGCCCAAAACAGAAAGATACATGGAGGGATCAAGAACATCCAGAGGATTTAAGTTCAGATGTAGACTACAAAGGGCGTGTCAGTGATACTAAGACCACAGCAAACAGTTCAACTCTTAAAATAACAggcctaaaacacacagactcagggGAATATCACTTCCTGCTCATCACAGCAAATGAAGAGAAATATATCAGTTCAAAAGCAATCAGTCTAACAGTTGCAG ACCTGCAGGTGAGGATGACCTCTGATCAGAGTGGAAAGACAGTGAACCTCACCTGTAGCACTTCCTGCCAGCTGACCTATGAACCTGATTATTACTTTTG CTGGAATATCAAATCCCCTGCAGTTG AAGTCTCACTGGGTGTGAGTTACAAAACAAGAAATAGTGAATATAACATTCAGATCACCACTCAGTCTGGAAGGATATTTTCTGCTTCTCCTGGAGTCACAA GTCCAGGAAGCCCAGAGAAAGGCCTGGAGGAAATCATGATGTTGATTTTTATCACAGTCTTTCTGGCTCTAGGACTCATTATAGGAGCTCTGTGGGTGTG GAGGAGAAACTCCAGCTCAGCTAAAGGCCACAAGAAGACTGGGGCAGGTGAACAG AGTGATCCCATGTCAGCCCAGGCCATGAGCTCAGACGCCTTAAAGAAAGCCTCATCACCTGGTGATGGTGAAATTCAGTATGCCAGCATTCATTTCATACCCCACTGCAGACAGGAAGAGTCCTCACTCCCTCCTTCCAAGCTTCCTATAGAcaccacagagggagacagtgttCAGTATGCTGCTGTGAACTTCAAACGGGACACTACTGCCACACA atCAATGATCATGTGTCAGCAACTGGGTTTTCATGGAATGTGGTTCACAGCGTTCAGCTAA
- the LOC113590183 gene encoding uncharacterized protein LOC113590183 isoform X1 produces the protein MTGRNGFKCVLLPLSILLYIPVSGTLDKSVSCLRQTVCALRESEIILRCNYPNINIKKKIWISPKQKDTWRDQEHPEDLSSDVDYKGRVSDTKTTANSSTLKITGLKHTDSGEYHFLLITANEEKYISSKAISLTVADLQVRMTSDQSGKTVNLTCSTSCQLTYEPDYYFWYKNNIYLQLFTPYKNPKPLVLSSKTDSGNYSCGVNSWNIKSPAVEVSLGVSYKTRNSEYNIQITTQSGRIFSASPGVTSPGSPEKGLEEIMMLIFITVFLALGLIIGALWVWRRNSSSAKGHKKTGAGEQSDPMSAQAMSSDALKKASSPGDGEIQYASIHFIPHCRQEESSLPPSKLPIDTTEGDSVQYAAVNFKRDTTATQSMIMCQQLGFHGMWFTAFS, from the exons AT GACAGGCAGAAATGGTTTTAAATGTGTACTTCTACCACTGAGCATTCTTCTGTATATTCCAG TTTCAGgtactctggataagagtgtctcaTGCCTTCGTCAGACTGTCTGTGCTCTGCGGGAGTCAGAAATAATTCTGAGATGCAATTACCCGAACAtcaacataaaaaagaaaatctggatTAGCCCAAAACAGAAAGATACATGGAGGGATCAAGAACATCCAGAGGATTTAAGTTCAGATGTAGACTACAAAGGGCGTGTCAGTGATACTAAGACCACAGCAAACAGTTCAACTCTTAAAATAACAggcctaaaacacacagactcagggGAATATCACTTCCTGCTCATCACAGCAAATGAAGAGAAATATATCAGTTCAAAAGCAATCAGTCTAACAGTTGCAG ACCTGCAGGTGAGGATGACCTCTGATCAGAGTGGAAAGACAGTGAACCTCACCTGTAGCACTTCCTGCCAGCTGACCTATGAACCTGATTATTACTTTTGGTATAAGAACAACATTTACCTACAATTATTTACACCTTACAAAAATCCCAAGCCTCTTGTTTTGTCTAGTAAGACTGATTCTGGCAACTACTCCTGTGGTGTTAACAGCTGGAATATCAAATCCCCTGCAGTTG AAGTCTCACTGGGTGTGAGTTACAAAACAAGAAATAGTGAATATAACATTCAGATCACCACTCAGTCTGGAAGGATATTTTCTGCTTCTCCTGGAGTCACAA GTCCAGGAAGCCCAGAGAAAGGCCTGGAGGAAATCATGATGTTGATTTTTATCACAGTCTTTCTGGCTCTAGGACTCATTATAGGAGCTCTGTGGGTGTG GAGGAGAAACTCCAGCTCAGCTAAAGGCCACAAGAAGACTGGGGCAGGTGAACAG AGTGATCCCATGTCAGCCCAGGCCATGAGCTCAGACGCCTTAAAGAAAGCCTCATCACCTGGTGATGGTGAAATTCAGTATGCCAGCATTCATTTCATACCCCACTGCAGACAGGAAGAGTCCTCACTCCCTCCTTCCAAGCTTCCTATAGAcaccacagagggagacagtgttCAGTATGCTGCTGTGAACTTCAAACGGGACACTACTGCCACACA atCAATGATCATGTGTCAGCAACTGGGTTTTCATGGAATGTGGTTCACAGCGTTCAGCTAA
- the LOC113590183 gene encoding uncharacterized protein LOC113590183 isoform X3, with protein sequence MTGRNGFKCVLLPLSILLYIPVSGTLDKSVSCLRQTVCALRESEIILRCNYPNINIKKKIWISPKQKDTWRDQEHPEDLSSDVDYKGRVSDTKTTANSSTLKITGLKHTDSGEYHFLLITANEEKYISSKAISLTVADLQVRMTSDQSGKTVNLTCSTSCQLTYEPDYYFCKTDSGNYSCGVNSWNIKSPAVEVSLGVSYKTRNSEYNIQITTQSGRIFSASPGVTSPGSPEKGLEEIMMLIFITVFLALGLIIGALWVWRRNSSSAKGHKKTGAGEQSDPMSAQAMSSDALKKASSPGDGEIQYASIHFIPHCRQEESSLPPSKLPIDTTEGDSVQYAAVNFKRDTTATQSMIMCQQLGFHGMWFTAFS encoded by the exons AT GACAGGCAGAAATGGTTTTAAATGTGTACTTCTACCACTGAGCATTCTTCTGTATATTCCAG TTTCAGgtactctggataagagtgtctcaTGCCTTCGTCAGACTGTCTGTGCTCTGCGGGAGTCAGAAATAATTCTGAGATGCAATTACCCGAACAtcaacataaaaaagaaaatctggatTAGCCCAAAACAGAAAGATACATGGAGGGATCAAGAACATCCAGAGGATTTAAGTTCAGATGTAGACTACAAAGGGCGTGTCAGTGATACTAAGACCACAGCAAACAGTTCAACTCTTAAAATAACAggcctaaaacacacagactcagggGAATATCACTTCCTGCTCATCACAGCAAATGAAGAGAAATATATCAGTTCAAAAGCAATCAGTCTAACAGTTGCAG ACCTGCAGGTGAGGATGACCTCTGATCAGAGTGGAAAGACAGTGAACCTCACCTGTAGCACTTCCTGCCAGCTGACCTATGAACCTGATTATTACTTTTG TAAGACTGATTCTGGCAACTACTCCTGTGGTGTTAACAGCTGGAATATCAAATCCCCTGCAGTTG AAGTCTCACTGGGTGTGAGTTACAAAACAAGAAATAGTGAATATAACATTCAGATCACCACTCAGTCTGGAAGGATATTTTCTGCTTCTCCTGGAGTCACAA GTCCAGGAAGCCCAGAGAAAGGCCTGGAGGAAATCATGATGTTGATTTTTATCACAGTCTTTCTGGCTCTAGGACTCATTATAGGAGCTCTGTGGGTGTG GAGGAGAAACTCCAGCTCAGCTAAAGGCCACAAGAAGACTGGGGCAGGTGAACAG AGTGATCCCATGTCAGCCCAGGCCATGAGCTCAGACGCCTTAAAGAAAGCCTCATCACCTGGTGATGGTGAAATTCAGTATGCCAGCATTCATTTCATACCCCACTGCAGACAGGAAGAGTCCTCACTCCCTCCTTCCAAGCTTCCTATAGAcaccacagagggagacagtgttCAGTATGCTGCTGTGAACTTCAAACGGGACACTACTGCCACACA atCAATGATCATGTGTCAGCAACTGGGTTTTCATGGAATGTGGTTCACAGCGTTCAGCTAA
- the LOC113590183 gene encoding uncharacterized protein LOC113590183 isoform X2, whose protein sequence is MQCEDLCDRGCIFTHFSISGTLDKSVSCLRQTVCALRESEIILRCNYPNINIKKKIWISPKQKDTWRDQEHPEDLSSDVDYKGRVSDTKTTANSSTLKITGLKHTDSGEYHFLLITANEEKYISSKAISLTVADLQVRMTSDQSGKTVNLTCSTSCQLTYEPDYYFWYKNNIYLQLFTPYKNPKPLVLSSKTDSGNYSCGVNSWNIKSPAVEVSLGVSYKTRNSEYNIQITTQSGRIFSASPGVTSPGSPEKGLEEIMMLIFITVFLALGLIIGALWVWRRNSSSAKGHKKTGAGEQSDPMSAQAMSSDALKKASSPGDGEIQYASIHFIPHCRQEESSLPPSKLPIDTTEGDSVQYAAVNFKRDTTATQSMIMCQQLGFHGMWFTAFS, encoded by the exons ATGCAGTGTGAAGATTTATGTGACAGAGGGTGTATTttcacacacttcagca TTTCAGgtactctggataagagtgtctcaTGCCTTCGTCAGACTGTCTGTGCTCTGCGGGAGTCAGAAATAATTCTGAGATGCAATTACCCGAACAtcaacataaaaaagaaaatctggatTAGCCCAAAACAGAAAGATACATGGAGGGATCAAGAACATCCAGAGGATTTAAGTTCAGATGTAGACTACAAAGGGCGTGTCAGTGATACTAAGACCACAGCAAACAGTTCAACTCTTAAAATAACAggcctaaaacacacagactcagggGAATATCACTTCCTGCTCATCACAGCAAATGAAGAGAAATATATCAGTTCAAAAGCAATCAGTCTAACAGTTGCAG ACCTGCAGGTGAGGATGACCTCTGATCAGAGTGGAAAGACAGTGAACCTCACCTGTAGCACTTCCTGCCAGCTGACCTATGAACCTGATTATTACTTTTGGTATAAGAACAACATTTACCTACAATTATTTACACCTTACAAAAATCCCAAGCCTCTTGTTTTGTCTAGTAAGACTGATTCTGGCAACTACTCCTGTGGTGTTAACAGCTGGAATATCAAATCCCCTGCAGTTG AAGTCTCACTGGGTGTGAGTTACAAAACAAGAAATAGTGAATATAACATTCAGATCACCACTCAGTCTGGAAGGATATTTTCTGCTTCTCCTGGAGTCACAA GTCCAGGAAGCCCAGAGAAAGGCCTGGAGGAAATCATGATGTTGATTTTTATCACAGTCTTTCTGGCTCTAGGACTCATTATAGGAGCTCTGTGGGTGTG GAGGAGAAACTCCAGCTCAGCTAAAGGCCACAAGAAGACTGGGGCAGGTGAACAG AGTGATCCCATGTCAGCCCAGGCCATGAGCTCAGACGCCTTAAAGAAAGCCTCATCACCTGGTGATGGTGAAATTCAGTATGCCAGCATTCATTTCATACCCCACTGCAGACAGGAAGAGTCCTCACTCCCTCCTTCCAAGCTTCCTATAGAcaccacagagggagacagtgttCAGTATGCTGCTGTGAACTTCAAACGGGACACTACTGCCACACA atCAATGATCATGTGTCAGCAACTGGGTTTTCATGGAATGTGGTTCACAGCGTTCAGCTAA
- the LOC113590183 gene encoding uncharacterized protein LOC113590183 isoform X5 has product MTGRNGFKCVLLPLSILLYIPDLQVRMTSDQSGKTVNLTCSTSCQLTYEPDYYFWYKNNIYLQLFTPYKNPKPLVLSSKTDSGNYSCGVNSWNIKSPAVEVSLGVSYKTRNSEYNIQITTQSGRIFSASPGVTSPGSPEKGLEEIMMLIFITVFLALGLIIGALWVWRRNSSSAKGHKKTGAGEQSDPMSAQAMSSDALKKASSPGDGEIQYASIHFIPHCRQEESSLPPSKLPIDTTEGDSVQYAAVNFKRDTTATQSMIMCQQLGFHGMWFTAFS; this is encoded by the exons AT GACAGGCAGAAATGGTTTTAAATGTGTACTTCTACCACTGAGCATTCTTCTGTATATTCCAG ACCTGCAGGTGAGGATGACCTCTGATCAGAGTGGAAAGACAGTGAACCTCACCTGTAGCACTTCCTGCCAGCTGACCTATGAACCTGATTATTACTTTTGGTATAAGAACAACATTTACCTACAATTATTTACACCTTACAAAAATCCCAAGCCTCTTGTTTTGTCTAGTAAGACTGATTCTGGCAACTACTCCTGTGGTGTTAACAGCTGGAATATCAAATCCCCTGCAGTTG AAGTCTCACTGGGTGTGAGTTACAAAACAAGAAATAGTGAATATAACATTCAGATCACCACTCAGTCTGGAAGGATATTTTCTGCTTCTCCTGGAGTCACAA GTCCAGGAAGCCCAGAGAAAGGCCTGGAGGAAATCATGATGTTGATTTTTATCACAGTCTTTCTGGCTCTAGGACTCATTATAGGAGCTCTGTGGGTGTG GAGGAGAAACTCCAGCTCAGCTAAAGGCCACAAGAAGACTGGGGCAGGTGAACAG AGTGATCCCATGTCAGCCCAGGCCATGAGCTCAGACGCCTTAAAGAAAGCCTCATCACCTGGTGATGGTGAAATTCAGTATGCCAGCATTCATTTCATACCCCACTGCAGACAGGAAGAGTCCTCACTCCCTCCTTCCAAGCTTCCTATAGAcaccacagagggagacagtgttCAGTATGCTGCTGTGAACTTCAAACGGGACACTACTGCCACACA atCAATGATCATGTGTCAGCAACTGGGTTTTCATGGAATGTGGTTCACAGCGTTCAGCTAA